The following proteins are encoded in a genomic region of Natrinema sp. DC36:
- a CDS encoding amidase, translated as MVAPLTRTTAAGIARAIRDGECSPTEVVDATLERIHDRNDRTNAFVTVTDDLAREMAAEADRAIDEGEPLGPLHGVPVAIKDLDDVEGVRTTSGSLLFEDRVAESDSPFVARLKDAGAIVVGKTNTPEFGLGVTTDNRVTGPTGTPFDPDRVSGGSSGGAGAALGDRLVPLAPGSDAGGSVRVPASFCGVYGLKPTQGVIPNVSRPNAFASHTPFSTNGPLARTVEDAALSLDVMAGTHPRDPFSIPKGGEYRAAVDRPIDDVQIAYSPGMGIYPVEPAVRDVLEDAVSALERAGATVDAVDPDLGHDNEEILDAYYTMATVRWGSLLENLEDEGFDPLGEDRDRLRPYLVDLVVDAEEPTTREYKRADVVRTHVLDGLGDLFAEYDLLATATCGTTPFPHGEEPTEIDGVEIEPYRGWVLTQPFNLTGQPAASVPAGVIDGLPVGMQIAGPRHADDDVIAASAAFERQRPWRDTYPE; from the coding sequence ATGGTCGCACCACTCACGCGCACGACCGCCGCGGGGATCGCGAGAGCGATCCGAGACGGGGAGTGCTCACCGACCGAGGTCGTCGACGCCACCCTCGAGCGCATCCACGACCGAAACGATCGGACGAACGCGTTCGTGACGGTAACGGACGATCTGGCCCGCGAGATGGCCGCCGAGGCCGACCGCGCGATCGACGAGGGCGAGCCGCTCGGGCCGCTGCACGGCGTCCCCGTCGCGATCAAGGATCTCGACGACGTCGAGGGAGTCCGAACGACCTCGGGGTCGTTGCTCTTCGAGGACCGGGTCGCCGAGTCGGACTCGCCGTTCGTCGCCCGGCTGAAGGACGCGGGAGCGATCGTTGTCGGGAAGACGAACACGCCCGAGTTCGGGCTCGGCGTCACGACCGATAACCGCGTCACCGGGCCGACGGGGACGCCGTTCGATCCCGATCGCGTCTCGGGCGGGTCCTCCGGCGGGGCCGGGGCGGCGCTGGGCGACCGGCTCGTGCCGCTCGCACCCGGTTCCGACGCCGGCGGCTCGGTTCGCGTGCCGGCGAGCTTCTGTGGCGTGTACGGACTGAAACCCACACAAGGCGTGATCCCGAACGTCAGCCGGCCGAACGCGTTCGCCAGTCACACCCCCTTCTCCACGAACGGGCCGCTGGCCCGAACGGTCGAGGACGCGGCGCTCTCGCTGGACGTGATGGCCGGAACCCACCCGCGCGATCCGTTCTCGATCCCGAAGGGGGGCGAGTACCGCGCCGCCGTCGATCGCCCCATCGACGACGTGCAAATCGCGTACAGCCCGGGTATGGGCATCTATCCCGTCGAGCCCGCCGTGCGCGACGTACTCGAGGACGCCGTCTCGGCGCTCGAGCGCGCCGGCGCGACCGTCGACGCGGTCGATCCCGACCTGGGACACGACAACGAGGAGATTCTGGACGCCTACTACACGATGGCGACCGTACGGTGGGGATCGCTGCTCGAGAACCTCGAGGACGAGGGGTTCGATCCGCTCGGCGAGGACCGCGATCGCCTTCGGCCGTATCTCGTCGATCTCGTCGTGGACGCCGAGGAGCCGACCACGCGGGAGTACAAGCGCGCTGACGTCGTTCGAACCCATGTCCTCGACGGACTGGGAGACCTGTTCGCCGAGTACGATCTCCTCGCGACGGCGACCTGCGGGACGACGCCGTTCCCCCACGGTGAGGAGCCGACGGAGATCGACGGCGTCGAGATCGAGCCGTACCGCGGCTGGGTGCTCACGCAGCCGTTCAACCTCACCGGCCAGCCGGCGGCCTCGGTCCCGGCCGGCGTCATCGACGGACTCCCCGTCGGGATGCAAATCGCGGGCCCACGCCACGCCGACGACGACGTGATCGCCGCAAGCGCCGCGTTCGAGCGCCAGCGGCCGTGGCGCGACACGTATCCCGAGTGA
- a CDS encoding ABC transporter ATP-binding protein: protein MPDIEIRNLTKVYEESGNKIVAVDDVDLTIKDGEFVTLVGPSGCGKTTTLRCVAGLNKPTSGTVKFGDRDVTDKPVQERNIALLFQDIALYPHMSVKENIAYGLKIAGFSREERMARVEEAAELLQITDQLEKMPSELSGGQQQRVALGRSLVRDPEIFLFDEPMSDLDAKLKAELRPVIEKVTDEIGCPTLYVTHDQEEAMTMSDRVAVINDGKLAQVAPPKEVYDEPNSQFVSQFIGQPSTQFFEGNVGSVNGTAELDVGGYEYHLARDGLEGWSGEDVRVGLRPQYIRVSEDPANGIPATHLLDEPLGDATHSFFDTEFGEIVVVTDPDFEGDGKEYGLVFEDEYIQLYDNDSGVRIA, encoded by the coding sequence ATGCCAGACATCGAGATACGGAATCTGACGAAAGTGTACGAAGAATCGGGCAACAAAATCGTCGCCGTCGACGACGTCGACCTCACCATCAAGGACGGCGAGTTCGTGACGCTCGTCGGTCCCTCCGGCTGCGGGAAGACCACGACGCTCCGCTGTGTCGCGGGGCTGAACAAACCCACGAGCGGCACGGTCAAGTTCGGCGACCGCGACGTGACGGATAAGCCGGTCCAGGAGCGCAACATTGCGTTGCTCTTCCAGGACATCGCGCTGTACCCGCACATGAGCGTCAAGGAGAACATCGCCTACGGCCTCAAGATCGCTGGGTTCTCGCGCGAAGAACGCATGGCCCGCGTCGAGGAAGCCGCCGAACTCCTCCAGATCACCGACCAGCTCGAGAAGATGCCCTCGGAGCTCTCCGGCGGCCAACAACAGCGCGTCGCGCTCGGCCGATCGCTCGTGCGCGACCCGGAGATCTTCCTGTTCGACGAGCCGATGTCGGACCTGGACGCCAAGCTCAAGGCCGAACTGCGGCCGGTCATCGAGAAGGTGACCGACGAGATCGGCTGTCCGACGCTGTACGTGACTCACGACCAGGAGGAGGCGATGACCATGTCCGACCGCGTCGCGGTCATCAACGACGGCAAACTGGCTCAGGTCGCCCCGCCGAAAGAGGTCTACGACGAGCCCAATTCGCAGTTCGTCAGTCAGTTCATCGGCCAGCCGTCGACGCAGTTCTTCGAGGGGAACGTCGGATCGGTCAACGGAACCGCCGAACTCGATGTCGGCGGCTACGAGTACCACCTCGCCCGCGACGGGCTCGAGGGATGGTCCGGCGAGGACGTCCGCGTCGGCCTCCGACCCCAGTACATCCGGGTCAGCGAGGATCCCGCGAACGGTATCCCGGCGACGCACCTGCTGGACGAACCGCTGGGCGATGCGACCCACAGCTTCTTCGACACGGAGTTCGGCGAGATCGTCGTCGTCACCGATCCGGACTTCGAGGGCGACGGGAAGGAGTACGGACTCGTCTTCGAGGACGAGTACATCCAGTTGTACGACAACGACTCCGGCGTTCGGATCGCCTGA
- a CDS encoding SDR family NAD(P)-dependent oxidoreductase has product MDFGLQDRTAVVTGGAGRIGSADCRTLAEEGANVVVLDVDADGAREVADEIDETADSGDAMALECDLTDRTAVADSMDEVRETFGGVDILVNNAAMVDARSRLADYDDDVWNRDVEINLTGTYNISAEVFPEMCDRGWGRVVNMSSMAGWYGGFGQISYSATKAAMIGFGRTMALEGAQSGVTSNVIAPNIVVGDWADMDPDELRENVDEYYARIAEATPMRHLGKEEDVANMVTYLCSDQASYVTGQIVGVTGGIDLFSF; this is encoded by the coding sequence ATGGACTTCGGACTACAGGACCGGACCGCTGTCGTCACCGGCGGGGCCGGACGGATCGGAAGCGCCGACTGTCGAACGCTCGCGGAAGAGGGTGCGAACGTCGTCGTCCTCGACGTGGACGCCGACGGCGCGCGGGAGGTCGCCGACGAGATCGACGAGACAGCTGACAGCGGGGATGCGATGGCCCTCGAGTGCGATCTGACCGATCGCACGGCGGTTGCCGACTCGATGGACGAAGTCCGCGAGACGTTCGGCGGCGTCGACATCCTCGTGAACAACGCCGCGATGGTCGACGCGCGCTCCCGACTGGCCGACTACGACGACGACGTCTGGAACCGCGACGTAGAGATCAACCTCACCGGCACCTACAATATCAGCGCGGAGGTGTTCCCCGAGATGTGCGACCGCGGCTGGGGGCGGGTCGTGAACATGTCCTCGATGGCAGGCTGGTACGGCGGCTTCGGCCAGATCTCCTACTCGGCGACGAAAGCCGCCATGATCGGCTTCGGCCGGACGATGGCGCTCGAGGGAGCCCAGTCGGGGGTCACCTCGAACGTCATCGCACCCAACATCGTCGTCGGCGACTGGGCCGATATGGATCCCGACGAACTCCGGGAGAACGTCGACGAGTACTACGCTCGTATCGCCGAGGCGACGCCGATGCGCCACCTCGGGAAGGAGGAGGACGTGGCCAACATGGTCACGTACCTCTGCTCGGACCAGGCCTCCTACGTCACGGGACAGATCGTCGGCGTCACCGGCGGGATCGACCTCTTTAGCTTCTGA
- a CDS encoding sugar ABC transporter permease, producing MAGETGESVRPGRAFIPWDDLPVSRETVIGIGTILPVAVLYLLIAALPIAFAFWASLHNIHTLNPVWEWAGFSNYAQVLELNRFWGSLWRGIVYMVGSTLLQLAVGLWMALVLNRITYGQKLLTAVVFTAYLIPTIIVSLIALRVFDPQGGVFQMIGADYLSLWAGGEAPLGSRDWAMPLLILIGSWKFSVFITIFTLAQLRAIPNRFYEAAKVCGANRWQMFRDITLPRLMGIILVVVLLRSVFMFNKFDIIWQLTQGGPGNATTTLPVLAYKTVYTDQAYGLANAISVVMFLFLLVAAVGYFMVFNPSEEVETTA from the coding sequence ATGGCTGGTGAAACTGGAGAATCGGTTCGACCAGGGAGGGCGTTCATCCCGTGGGATGACCTGCCCGTGAGTCGGGAGACAGTCATCGGGATCGGGACCATCCTACCGGTCGCCGTACTGTACCTACTTATCGCGGCGCTACCGATCGCGTTCGCGTTCTGGGCATCGTTACACAACATCCACACGCTCAACCCCGTCTGGGAGTGGGCCGGGTTCTCGAACTACGCTCAGGTCCTCGAACTCAACCGGTTCTGGGGATCGCTGTGGCGAGGGATCGTCTACATGGTCGGCAGCACGCTCCTCCAACTCGCCGTCGGCCTGTGGATGGCACTCGTGCTCAACCGGATCACGTACGGTCAGAAGCTGCTCACCGCAGTCGTCTTCACGGCCTACCTGATCCCGACCATCATCGTCTCGCTGATCGCGCTGCGGGTGTTCGACCCGCAAGGAGGCGTGTTTCAGATGATCGGTGCCGACTATCTCAGCCTGTGGGCAGGCGGAGAGGCGCCGCTCGGGTCGCGTGACTGGGCGATGCCCCTGTTGATCCTCATCGGTAGCTGGAAATTCTCCGTCTTCATTACGATCTTCACGCTCGCGCAGCTGCGCGCGATACCGAACCGGTTCTACGAGGCGGCGAAGGTGTGCGGCGCGAACCGATGGCAGATGTTCCGGGACATCACGCTGCCGCGTCTCATGGGAATCATCCTGGTCGTCGTCCTGCTCCGGTCTGTCTTCATGTTCAACAAGTTCGACATCATCTGGCAGCTCACGCAGGGCGGCCCCGGGAACGCCACGACCACGCTCCCCGTGCTCGCATACAAGACAGTCTACACCGACCAGGCGTACGGGCTTGCAAACGCGATCTCCGTCGTCATGTTCCTCTTCCTACTCGTGGCGGCGGTCGGTTACTTCATGGTCTTCAATCCGAGTGAGGAGGTGGAAACGACAGCATGA
- a CDS encoding acyl-CoA dehydrogenase family protein, producing the protein MEYHDSEKAKEVAGRVEEFMDEVVIPREREALATGEEITMDEIHEMWEMAKERNLFAPQVPEEYGGQGLDFSDMLPSFEQVGRSLIGALAIRANAPQEGNMHTLEMVGTEEQKEEWLRPLVQGDIQTAFAMTEPKVGAGSDPKMLQSTAVKDGDEWVINGHKWWTSDGLGADYYLAMVRTDLDAHPYEGTSIIMVPRDADGVDVVRNVPHLGGHGITEREGGHAEVKFDNVRVPVENTIGEEGEGFQIAQMRLGGGRLTHCMRYSGMAERSLDVAKAYLQEREAFGSKLEDKQALRHRIADAETQLHAARTMVRHAARELDRNDARIEVAMSKMFAANVTNETIDLAVQCCGGNGIGKDLPIAHFYEAVRRFRIVDGADEVHRRSIARWAFEDVDESEIENTLQFDEDLRIDALDE; encoded by the coding sequence ATGGAATACCACGATTCCGAGAAAGCCAAGGAGGTTGCGGGTCGCGTAGAGGAGTTCATGGACGAGGTCGTCATTCCGCGCGAGCGCGAAGCGCTGGCCACGGGCGAGGAGATCACGATGGACGAGATCCACGAGATGTGGGAGATGGCCAAAGAACGGAATCTATTCGCGCCGCAGGTGCCCGAGGAGTACGGCGGCCAGGGACTCGATTTCAGCGACATGCTACCATCCTTCGAACAGGTCGGCCGCTCGCTGATCGGCGCGCTCGCGATCCGTGCGAACGCGCCACAGGAAGGCAACATGCACACCTTGGAGATGGTCGGCACGGAAGAGCAGAAAGAAGAGTGGCTCCGCCCGCTCGTGCAGGGAGACATTCAGACGGCGTTCGCGATGACCGAGCCAAAGGTCGGTGCCGGCTCCGACCCGAAGATGCTCCAGAGCACCGCCGTCAAGGACGGCGACGAGTGGGTCATCAACGGCCACAAGTGGTGGACCTCCGACGGGCTCGGCGCCGACTACTATCTGGCGATGGTCCGAACCGACCTCGACGCCCATCCATACGAGGGCACATCGATTATCATGGTGCCGCGGGACGCCGACGGCGTCGACGTCGTCCGCAACGTCCCCCACCTCGGCGGACACGGCATCACCGAACGCGAGGGCGGCCACGCAGAAGTGAAGTTCGATAACGTCCGCGTCCCCGTCGAGAACACGATCGGCGAGGAAGGCGAGGGCTTCCAGATCGCCCAGATGCGACTCGGCGGCGGCCGACTCACCCACTGCATGCGCTACTCCGGCATGGCCGAACGCTCGCTGGACGTCGCGAAGGCCTACCTCCAGGAGCGCGAGGCCTTCGGTTCGAAACTCGAGGACAAGCAGGCGCTGCGTCACCGCATCGCCGACGCCGAGACGCAACTCCACGCCGCACGAACGATGGTTCGTCACGCCGCACGCGAACTCGACCGCAACGACGCCCGCATCGAGGTCGCGATGTCGAAGATGTTCGCCGCGAACGTCACCAACGAAACCATCGACCTCGCCGTGCAGTGTTGTGGCGGCAACGGGATCGGCAAGGACCTGCCGATCGCGCACTTCTACGAGGCCGTCCGCCGGTTCCGCATCGTCGACGGGGCCGACGAAGTCCACCGCCGCTCGATCGCCCGCTGGGCCTTCGAGGACGTCGACGAGAGCGAGATCGAGAACACGCTGCAGTTCGACGAAGACCTCCGAATCGACGCGCTCGACGAATAG
- a CDS encoding acyl-CoA dehydrogenase family protein: protein MVANTTGGVSFDTDDETELILDSIDDFIEREVDPIVEELGDVYTNPRKGHHENGRWTDELLEAREEIRRKSAEAGFYAMNLPEDAGGDGISPVTWYRAKKHVASHGGGLERYVLAGPEGPKPLLLQAEGDQREKYLEPVVRGEKSTAFGQTEPGVGSDSPNMGTTAEKDGDEWLINGRKQWITNAPYADFIQLFARTTPQEEAGRYGGITCFIVERDEYEIGSYNNAVGAEGSQAEIVLDGVRVPEDRVLGAVDEAFYAAMDFLSLGRLELGAEAVGYSEYLLEEAGEYVTEREAFGEPIGNFQQVSAKLAKGRAKTYAADAAGLKLAWKMAEDERTIMDSSVLKWFATNVLWEVADAAVQVNGANGLAEENPYMDLVHQARILRIVEGTDEIQLNTIAKSMGITD from the coding sequence ATGGTAGCTAACACCACAGGCGGCGTGAGTTTCGACACCGACGACGAGACCGAACTGATCCTCGACAGTATCGACGACTTCATCGAACGAGAGGTCGACCCGATCGTCGAAGAGCTGGGAGACGTCTACACCAACCCCCGCAAGGGACACCACGAGAACGGCCGCTGGACCGACGAACTGCTCGAGGCCCGCGAGGAGATCCGACGCAAGTCGGCCGAGGCGGGCTTCTACGCGATGAACCTACCTGAGGACGCGGGCGGCGACGGTATCTCTCCGGTGACGTGGTATCGAGCGAAGAAACACGTCGCCAGCCACGGCGGCGGCCTCGAGCGCTACGTCCTCGCCGGCCCCGAGGGGCCGAAGCCGCTGCTGTTGCAGGCCGAGGGCGACCAGCGGGAGAAATACCTCGAGCCCGTGGTCCGCGGCGAGAAGTCGACGGCGTTCGGCCAGACCGAGCCCGGCGTGGGGTCGGACTCGCCCAATATGGGGACAACAGCGGAGAAAGACGGAGACGAGTGGCTCATCAACGGCCGCAAGCAGTGGATCACCAACGCGCCCTACGCCGACTTTATCCAGCTCTTCGCGCGGACGACGCCCCAGGAGGAAGCCGGCCGCTACGGCGGCATCACGTGCTTCATCGTCGAGCGCGACGAGTACGAGATCGGGTCGTACAACAACGCCGTCGGCGCGGAGGGGTCACAGGCCGAGATCGTTCTGGACGGCGTGCGCGTCCCGGAGGACCGCGTGCTCGGCGCGGTCGACGAGGCGTTCTACGCCGCGATGGACTTTCTCTCGCTCGGACGGCTCGAGTTGGGTGCCGAGGCCGTGGGGTACAGCGAGTACCTGCTCGAGGAGGCCGGCGAGTACGTCACCGAGCGCGAGGCCTTCGGCGAGCCGATCGGGAACTTCCAGCAGGTCTCCGCGAAGCTCGCGAAGGGGCGGGCGAAGACCTACGCGGCCGACGCCGCGGGGCTGAAACTCGCCTGGAAGATGGCCGAAGACGAGCGGACGATCATGGACTCGTCGGTGCTGAAGTGGTTCGCGACGAACGTCCTCTGGGAGGTCGCCGACGCGGCCGTCCAGGTCAACGGGGCCAACGGGTTGGCCGAGGAGAACCCCTACATGGATCTGGTCCACCAGGCGCGCATCCTGCGGATCGTCGAGGGGACCGACGAAATTCAGCTCAACACGATCGCGAAATCGATGGGGATCACGGACTGA
- a CDS encoding carbohydrate ABC transporter permease, translating to MSQNEPPGGVFGLSYDGETKIFEALKLVSTAIIVLVGVWPIYWMTQLAFTKYRVVSSDHTYFPWPDIFTVNNFNILTDPVMYTYIFNTTVVAIGTIVTVIIVSLVAGYGLARLDFPYKENFARILLIGYLFSPIVIGIPLYQIWRSIGLLGTRIGLIIALSAISMPFAVWLMWKYIMTIPEAHEEAAWVDGASRWRGFRDVVVPQCRPAIIAAALFAFALAWNDFTFAQILLPATDTTTFAPGVLREMNQSQFLPDAYLMAVSLAMTLPPLLFAYFMQSYLLKGFQVRAL from the coding sequence ATGAGTCAGAACGAACCACCGGGAGGCGTCTTCGGCCTCTCGTACGACGGCGAAACGAAGATATTCGAGGCGTTAAAGCTCGTCAGCACCGCGATCATCGTTCTCGTCGGTGTCTGGCCGATCTACTGGATGACCCAGCTCGCCTTCACCAAGTACAGGGTCGTCTCGAGTGACCACACCTACTTCCCGTGGCCCGACATATTCACGGTCAACAATTTCAACATCTTGACGGATCCGGTGATGTACACCTACATCTTCAACACGACCGTGGTCGCCATCGGGACCATCGTCACGGTCATCATCGTCTCGCTGGTTGCCGGCTACGGGCTCGCGAGGCTGGACTTCCCCTACAAGGAGAACTTCGCGCGGATACTCCTGATCGGGTACCTCTTCAGCCCCATCGTCATCGGTATCCCGCTCTACCAGATCTGGCGGTCCATCGGGCTGCTCGGTACCCGAATCGGGCTCATCATCGCGCTGTCGGCGATCTCCATGCCATTCGCGGTGTGGCTGATGTGGAAGTACATCATGACGATCCCGGAGGCCCACGAGGAGGCCGCCTGGGTCGACGGTGCGTCGCGCTGGCGCGGCTTCCGTGACGTCGTCGTGCCCCAGTGCCGACCGGCGATCATCGCCGCGGCCCTGTTCGCGTTCGCGCTCGCCTGGAACGACTTCACGTTCGCACAGATCCTCCTGCCGGCGACCGACACGACGACGTTCGCCCCCGGCGTCCTCCGGGAGATGAACCAATCGCAGTTCCTGCCGGACGCCTACCTGATGGCGGTCTCGCTGGCCATGACGCTACCGCCGCTGCTGTTCGCCTACTTCATGCAGAGCTACCTGCTGAAGGGGTTCCAGGTCAGAGCTCTCTGA
- a CDS encoding thiolase family protein, with the protein MNSAVIVDAVRTPFGKRDGSFRDTHPQDLAAEPLEALRERNGFEPETIEDVIYGCVTPVDEQGLNIGRLAPMVAGWGDIVPGVQLNRMCGSGQQAANFAAANVMAGQHDVLIAGGVEHMTRVPMGSDGDAPTDTYFEYFDELTTQGEGAERIAEEYGLTRTELDEIAADSQRRWKEAWDEGRYDDQIAPVKTELDGEEVVVEQDEHPRPGTDEETLSELPLSFREEGEGFHHPGNSSGIVDGSAALLIASEEAAAEHGWEPMARIVQTEVVGVDPVTMLKGPIPATENVLEKADMTVGDVDLFEVNEAFAAVVGAWLEETGASWEDVNVNGGAIAHGHPLGATGAMLLTKLAHELERTEQDTALSTMCIGFGQGVATILERV; encoded by the coding sequence ATGAACTCCGCAGTCATCGTCGACGCCGTCCGAACGCCGTTCGGGAAACGCGACGGCTCGTTCCGGGACACGCATCCGCAGGACCTGGCCGCCGAGCCGCTCGAGGCGCTCCGGGAGCGCAACGGATTCGAGCCGGAGACGATCGAGGACGTCATCTACGGCTGCGTAACGCCGGTCGACGAGCAGGGCCTGAATATCGGGCGACTCGCGCCGATGGTCGCCGGCTGGGGGGACATCGTTCCGGGCGTCCAGCTCAATCGGATGTGCGGCTCTGGCCAGCAGGCGGCCAACTTCGCCGCGGCGAACGTCATGGCCGGCCAGCACGACGTGCTCATCGCGGGCGGCGTCGAGCACATGACCCGCGTGCCGATGGGATCGGACGGCGACGCGCCGACGGACACCTATTTCGAGTATTTCGACGAGCTGACCACGCAGGGCGAAGGTGCCGAGCGAATCGCCGAGGAGTACGGCCTGACGCGAACGGAACTCGACGAGATCGCCGCCGACTCCCAGCGCCGCTGGAAGGAGGCCTGGGACGAGGGACGGTACGACGACCAGATCGCGCCCGTCAAAACGGAACTTGACGGTGAGGAGGTCGTGGTCGAACAAGACGAACACCCCCGTCCCGGCACCGACGAGGAGACCCTCTCCGAACTCCCGCTGTCGTTCCGCGAGGAAGGCGAGGGCTTCCACCACCCCGGCAATTCGTCGGGTATCGTCGACGGCTCGGCTGCGCTGCTCATCGCGAGCGAGGAAGCCGCCGCGGAACACGGCTGGGAGCCGATGGCCCGCATCGTCCAGACCGAAGTCGTCGGCGTCGATCCCGTGACGATGCTGAAGGGACCGATTCCCGCAACCGAGAACGTCCTCGAGAAGGCCGACATGACGGTCGGCGACGTCGATCTCTTCGAGGTCAACGAGGCGTTCGCGGCGGTCGTCGGCGCCTGGCTCGAGGAGACCGGTGCCTCCTGGGAGGACGTCAACGTCAACGGCGGGGCGATCGCCCACGGCCACCCGCTGGGCGCGACCGGCGCAATGTTGCTGACGAAACTGGCCCACGAACTCGAGCGAACGGAGCAGGACACCGCGCTGTCGACGATGTGCATCGGCTTCGGCCAGGGCGTCGCGACGATCCTCGAGCGGGTCTAA
- a CDS encoding acyl-CoA dehydrogenase family protein, with amino-acid sequence MEYHDSEKAKEVAGRVEEFMDEVVIPREREALATGEQITMDEIHEMWEMAKERDLFAPQVPEEYGGQGLDFSDMLPSFEQVGRSLIGALAIRANAPQEGNMHTLEMVGTEEQKEEWLRPLVQGDIQTAFAMTEPKVGAGSDPKMLQSTAVKDGDEWVINGHKWWTSDGLGADYYLAMVRTDLDAHPYEGTSIIMVPRDADGVEVVRNVPHLGGHGITEREGGHAEMKFDNVRVPVENTIGEEGEGFQIAQMRLGGGRLTHCMRYSGMAERSLDIAKAYLQEREAFGSKLEDKQALRHRIADAETQLHAARTMVRHAARELDRNDARIEVAMSKMFTANVTNETIDLALQCCGGNGIGKDLPIAHFYENVRAFRIVDGADEVHRRSIARWAFEDVDEAEIENSLQFDEELRIDALDD; translated from the coding sequence ATGGAGTACCACGACTCCGAGAAAGCCAAGGAGGTTGCGGGTCGCGTAGAGGAGTTCATGGACGAGGTCGTCATTCCGCGCGAGCGCGAAGCGCTGGCCACGGGTGAGCAGATCACGATGGACGAGATCCACGAGATGTGGGAGATGGCCAAAGAGCGGGACCTGTTCGCGCCGCAGGTGCCAGAGGAGTACGGCGGCCAGGGACTCGACTTCAGCGACATGCTGCCGTCCTTCGAGCAGGTCGGCCGCTCGCTGATCGGCGCGCTCGCGATCCGTGCGAACGCGCCCCAGGAAGGGAACATGCACACCCTCGAGATGGTCGGCACGGAAGAACAGAAAGAGGAGTGGCTCCGCCCGCTCGTGCAGGGCGACATTCAGACGGCGTTCGCGATGACCGAGCCAAAGGTCGGTGCCGGCTCCGACCCGAAGATGCTCCAGAGTACAGCCGTCAAAGACGGCGACGAGTGGGTCATCAACGGCCACAAGTGGTGGACCTCCGACGGGCTCGGCGCCGACTACTATCTGGCGATGGTCCGAACCGACCTCGACGCCCATCCATACGAGGGCACATCGATTATCATGGTGCCACGCGACGCTGACGGCGTCGAAGTCGTCCGTAACGTTCCCCACCTCGGTGGGCACGGCATCACCGAGCGTGAAGGCGGCCACGCCGAAATGAAGTTCGATAACGTCCGCGTCCCCGTCGAGAACACGATCGGCGAGGAAGGTGAGGGCTTCCAGATCGCCCAGATGCGACTCGGCGGCGGTCGGCTTACTCACTGCATGCGCTACTCCGGCATGGCCGAGCGCTCGCTCGACATCGCAAAGGCCTACCTCCAGGAGCGCGAGGCCTTCGGTTCGAAACTCGAGGACAAGCAGGCACTGCGTCACCGCATCGCCGACGCCGAGACGCAACTCCACGCCGCACGGACGATGGTCCGGCACGCCGCACGCGAACTCGACCGCAACGACGCCCGCATCGAGGTCGCGATGTCGAAGATGTTCACGGCGAACGTCACCAACGAGACGATCGACCTCGCCCTGCAGTGCTGTGGCGGCAACGGGATCGGCAAGGATCTGCCGATCGCGCACTTCTACGAGAACGTCCGCGCGTTCCGCATCGTCGACGGGGCCGACGAAGTCCACCGCCGCTCGATTGCCCGCTGGGCCTTCGAGGACGTCGACGAAGCCGAGATCGAAAACTCCCTGCAGTTCGACGAGGAGCTGCGCATCGACGCACTCGACGACTAA
- a CDS encoding RDD family protein, protein MLETADDRDVLIARGGAAAIDLFICYVLLEFPVIYVASVVFGETYEALGGGVVLLSLLALFPIFAIYSFVLEWRYGRTPGKVNRGLLVVIADGRECTYRASAVRNLLLYVDLLGVPPVVVGLVTALVTDGRRLGDLAAGTVVVRSTRPTDRDEAVSADTDTSAAARASGDEKN, encoded by the coding sequence GTGTTGGAAACGGCAGACGACCGCGACGTGCTGATCGCTCGCGGCGGTGCAGCGGCGATCGACCTGTTCATCTGCTACGTGCTACTCGAGTTTCCCGTGATCTACGTCGCGAGCGTGGTGTTCGGCGAGACATACGAGGCGCTGGGCGGAGGCGTCGTCCTCCTCTCGCTGCTCGCGCTCTTTCCGATTTTCGCCATTTACTCGTTCGTCCTCGAGTGGCGCTACGGCCGGACGCCGGGCAAGGTCAACCGCGGCCTGCTGGTCGTCATAGCCGACGGTCGTGAGTGTACCTACCGCGCCAGCGCCGTGCGGAATCTCCTCCTGTACGTCGATCTACTGGGCGTTCCGCCGGTCGTGGTCGGCCTCGTGACGGCCCTCGTAACCGACGGTCGTCGCCTCGGCGATCTCGCCGCGGGGACGGTCGTCGTTCGCTCGACGCGACCGACGGATCGTGACGAGGCTGTTTCGGCGGACACGGACACGAGCGCCGCCGCTCGAGCGAGCGGCGACGAAAAGAACTGA